In one window of Gossypium arboreum isolate Shixiya-1 chromosome 4, ASM2569848v2, whole genome shotgun sequence DNA:
- the LOC108488156 gene encoding protein MAINTENANCE OF MERISTEMS-like, translating to MASLIREDPHISDTVNNMGLYHALRDRVNSLGYSPDAQLMPYLEITGFGSAALTRTFDLQYNLISALVERWRPETHTFHLPCGEYTVTLEDVTLHFGLPIDGSVVTGVSAIAESDALCYSLLGASPGDDESNFSDLKFTWLKAKFEHLSINATEEELICAARAYIMHIIEGVLMPNANNKRVHLQYLPLLADLRNVSLYSWGSAVLAILYRELCQTTKPDTIDIGRCLVLLQSWALYRMSFLALMEYLSRYREVVHCPDISSDD from the exons ATGGCTTCATTGATTAGGGAAGATCCTCACATATCTGATACAGTTAATAATATg GGCCTGTACCACGCATTAAGGGACCGGGTGAATAGTTTAGGATATTCACCGGATGCACAACTGATGCCCTACTTAGAGATAACTGGATTTGGGTCAGCAGCATTGACCCGGACATTCGATTTGCAGTACAATTTAATATCCGCATTGGTCGAGCGATGGCGCCCAGAGACTCACACTTTTCATTTGCCGTGTGGGGAGTACACTGTCACTCTGGAGGATGTTACATTGCACTTTGGGCTCCCAATTGACGGGAGTGTCGTAACGGGCGTAAGTGCGATAGCTGAGTCGGATGCACTTTGTTATAGCCTACTAGGAGCCTCGCCCGGCGATGATGAGTCTAATTTTTCGGATTTGAAATTTACATGGTTGAAAGCCAAATTTGAACATTTATCAATTAATGCCACTGAAGAAGAGTTGATATGCGCAGCTCGAGCAtacattatgcatattatagaGGGTGTGCTGATGCCCAATGCGAACAACAAAAGAGTTCATCTCCAATATTTACCTCTATTAGCTGATTTGCGTAATGTTAGCTTGTATAGTTGGGGTTCCGCAGTTCTGGCTATATTGTATCGTGAGCTTTGTCAGACGACAAAGCCTGATACCATAGATATAGGCAGATGCCTTGTATTGTTGCAGTCATGGGCTCTTTATCGGATGTCATTCTTGGCATTG ATGGAGTATTTATCCAGGTATCGGGAGGTCGTACACTGTCCCGATATATCGTCTGATGATTGA